Proteins encoded together in one Mycolicibacter minnesotensis window:
- the arr gene encoding NAD(+)--rifampin ADP-ribosyltransferase: protein MDAIEEAGPFFHGTKAQLVAGDLLSAGFRSNYRPEIVMNHIYFTAMLSGAGLAAELAAGDGEPRVYRVEPTGDFENDPNVTDKKFPGNPTRSYRSSAPLRVVDEIIEWPRLTPEALQEWRDRLAALRADGLDEIIN from the coding sequence ATGGACGCGATCGAGGAAGCGGGCCCGTTCTTTCACGGCACCAAGGCTCAACTGGTGGCGGGTGACCTGCTCAGCGCGGGCTTCCGGTCCAACTACCGGCCCGAGATCGTGATGAACCACATCTACTTCACCGCGATGCTCAGCGGGGCCGGGCTGGCGGCCGAGCTCGCCGCCGGTGACGGGGAGCCGCGGGTGTATCGCGTCGAACCGACCGGGGACTTCGAGAACGACCCCAACGTCACCGACAAGAAGTTCCCCGGCAACCCGACCCGCTCCTACCGCAGCAGCGCCCCGCTGCGCGTTGTCGACGAGATCATCGAGTGGCCGCGACTGACGCCCGAGGCGCTTCAGGAGTGGCGTGATCGGCTGGCCGCGCTGCGCGCTGACGGGCTCGACGAGATCATCAACTGA
- a CDS encoding acetyltransferase produces MRIRDCAGPAEYPLLVEIWRSAVEATHHFLAEADRADIEGRLADAYFPNVRLTVAEVEGQPVGFAGTAGEHLEMLFVRADAHGRGVGSALLEHVVARQRVRGVDVNEQNAQAVRFYRRRGFVVTRRSELDEAGRPYPILGLIRQPQDDTGSRC; encoded by the coding sequence GTGCGGATTCGTGATTGCGCCGGCCCAGCCGAATACCCGCTGCTGGTGGAGATCTGGCGCAGTGCGGTCGAAGCGACACACCACTTCCTGGCCGAAGCCGATCGTGCGGACATCGAGGGCCGATTGGCGGATGCCTATTTCCCGAACGTTCGCCTCACCGTCGCCGAGGTTGAGGGCCAGCCGGTGGGTTTCGCGGGCACGGCGGGGGAGCACCTGGAGATGCTGTTCGTCCGCGCCGATGCCCATGGCCGGGGTGTCGGGAGTGCGCTGCTGGAACACGTTGTGGCGAGGCAACGCGTTCGCGGGGTGGACGTCAACGAGCAGAACGCACAGGCGGTGCGCTTCTATCGCCGACGCGGCTTCGTGGTCACCAGGCGCAGTGAGCTTGACGAGGCGGGACGCCCCTATCCGATCCTCGGCTTGATTCGGCAACCCCAGGACGACACCGGTAGCCGCTGTTAG
- a CDS encoding Fe-S protein: MEVLRHVIVLLHIVGFAVTFGALVTEAAARRFQLTKVMDYGVLLSLLTGLALAAPWPAGIVLNYPKISIKLVILLALGAVLGIGRARQRKSGGQAPRPLFYAAGALALTAAGLAVIW, from the coding sequence GTGGAGGTACTACGGCACGTAATAGTTCTGCTGCACATCGTCGGATTCGCGGTGACGTTCGGAGCGTTGGTCACCGAAGCCGCGGCACGGCGCTTCCAGCTCACCAAGGTGATGGACTACGGCGTGCTGCTGTCGCTGCTGACCGGCCTTGCGCTGGCCGCACCCTGGCCCGCCGGCATCGTGCTCAACTACCCCAAGATCAGCATCAAGCTGGTGATCCTGCTGGCCCTGGGCGCCGTGCTGGGCATCGGCCGGGCCCGCCAGCGCAAGTCGGGTGGGCAGGCCCCTCGCCCGCTGTTCTACGCCGCGGGTGCACTCGCGCTGACCGCCGCCGGGCTCGCCGTCATCTGGTAG
- a CDS encoding OsmC family protein: protein MTTSTSRLAAVVAATSDPAAADPATSQVVFRASAVAHDAVASTISLGQYKVEVDEPPALGGENTAPNPVEYYLGALLSCQVVTWRYWAEKLGITVDEITGRAEGDLDVRGFFGLDDAVRPGFKEVRVVVTVTGPETEERYRELHEVVEKHCPVLDLTTNVTPVRSTLEIG, encoded by the coding sequence ATGACCACCTCGACATCTCGCCTGGCCGCCGTCGTCGCCGCCACCAGTGACCCCGCCGCCGCCGACCCCGCCACCTCCCAGGTCGTGTTCCGCGCCTCGGCAGTCGCCCACGACGCCGTGGCCAGCACCATCTCCCTGGGCCAGTACAAGGTCGAGGTCGACGAGCCGCCCGCCCTCGGCGGGGAGAACACCGCACCCAACCCGGTCGAGTACTACCTGGGGGCACTGCTGTCCTGCCAGGTGGTCACCTGGCGCTATTGGGCAGAGAAGTTGGGCATCACGGTCGATGAGATCACCGGTCGCGCCGAAGGCGATCTCGACGTCCGCGGGTTCTTCGGCCTGGACGACGCTGTCCGCCCCGGCTTCAAGGAGGTGCGGGTGGTGGTCACCGTGACCGGCCCCGAAACCGAGGAGCGCTATCGGGAACTGCACGAGGTGGTGGAAAAGCACTGCCCGGTGCTGGACCTGACCACCAACGTCACCCCGGTGCGCAGCACCCTGGAAATCGGCTAG
- a CDS encoding nitroreductase/quinone reductase family protein produces MSTAPAHKRSMVDFFQRHIANPITRRLPTQVLLETTGRVSGQRRTTPIGGRRDGTQFWLVAEHGETANYIRNIKANNAVRVRIGGRWHSGTAHLMPDDDAQARLETLPRVNSALVRTFGTDLLTVRIDLD; encoded by the coding sequence ATGTCCACGGCACCGGCGCACAAGCGCAGCATGGTCGATTTCTTCCAGCGGCACATCGCCAATCCGATCACCCGGCGTCTGCCGACCCAGGTCCTATTGGAGACCACCGGCCGGGTCAGCGGGCAGCGCCGCACCACCCCGATCGGCGGGCGACGTGACGGCACTCAGTTCTGGCTGGTCGCCGAGCACGGCGAAACGGCGAACTACATCCGTAACATCAAGGCCAACAACGCCGTTCGGGTCCGCATCGGTGGCCGCTGGCACAGCGGAACTGCCCACCTGATGCCCGACGACGACGCGCAGGCGCGCCTCGAGACCTTGCCGCGCGTCAACAGTGCCCTGGTCCGGACGTTCGGCACCGACTTGCTGACCGTCCGGATCGACCTGGACTGA
- a CDS encoding putative quinol monooxygenase — MIFIVVKFAVKPEWAQRWPQLVAGFTEATRAEPGNLWFEWSRSLDDPNEYVLVEAFRDGEAGGAHVNSDHFKQAMAEMPQALVSTPKIISQQIDATDWSQMGELSVEEQA, encoded by the coding sequence GTGATCTTCATCGTCGTCAAGTTCGCGGTCAAACCGGAGTGGGCGCAGCGCTGGCCGCAGTTGGTGGCCGGCTTCACCGAGGCCACCCGCGCCGAGCCGGGCAACCTCTGGTTCGAGTGGTCACGCAGCCTGGACGACCCGAACGAATACGTGCTCGTCGAAGCCTTCCGTGACGGCGAGGCCGGCGGCGCACACGTCAACAGCGACCACTTCAAGCAGGCCATGGCCGAGATGCCGCAGGCGCTGGTGTCGACACCGAAGATCATCAGCCAGCAGATCGACGCCACGGACTGGTCGCAGATGGGCGAGCTGAGCGTCGAGGAGCAGGCCTAG
- a CDS encoding guanylate cyclase produces MDEHTVTLERALAETRTGDIWLFRGRSGPDRAIQTLSNSPVNHVGMTVALDDLPPLIWHAELGDKLHDFWTGTNHRGVQLNDARAAVEQWMGRYEQRCWFRQLNGTVTRKQENHLLQAIARMDGTAFPTTARLTGRWLRGRLPTLADWTRGIPFLDRKAHEITQRRKARNNRVALQTAYCAETVAITYEEMGLLSTDKDSNWFDPGSFWSGDILPLAPGYQLGREIAVVR; encoded by the coding sequence GTGGATGAACACACAGTGACTTTGGAGCGTGCGCTGGCCGAGACCCGCACCGGCGACATCTGGCTGTTCCGCGGCCGTTCCGGCCCGGACCGCGCCATCCAAACGCTGTCGAACTCCCCGGTGAACCATGTCGGGATGACGGTGGCCCTTGATGACCTGCCACCGCTGATCTGGCACGCCGAGCTCGGCGACAAACTGCATGACTTCTGGACCGGCACCAACCATCGCGGCGTGCAGCTCAACGATGCCCGCGCCGCCGTCGAGCAGTGGATGGGCCGCTACGAGCAGCGCTGCTGGTTTCGTCAGCTCAACGGGACCGTCACCCGCAAACAGGAGAACCACCTGCTGCAGGCGATCGCCCGGATGGACGGGACTGCGTTTCCCACCACCGCCCGATTGACCGGCCGGTGGTTGCGGGGCCGGTTGCCCACCCTGGCCGACTGGACCCGCGGGATTCCGTTCTTGGACCGCAAGGCCCACGAGATCACTCAGCGGCGCAAGGCCCGCAACAACCGGGTCGCCCTGCAGACCGCCTACTGCGCCGAGACGGTGGCCATCACCTACGAGGAGATGGGCTTGCTCTCGACGGACAAGGATTCCAACTGGTTTGACCCCGGGTCCTTTTGGAGCGGCGACATCTTGCCGTTGGCCCCCGGCTATCAGCTGGGCCGGGAGATCGCCGTCGTCCGCTAG
- a CDS encoding adenylate/guanylate cyclase domain-containing protein, with protein MTGWLAPPLLAAYALAALAAGEGIALAFMAARLRQIRAEVEALRSQVDTRNLLLSGGREAVKTVWQTANLVRTKGFGAAVRSSIEDLADWAAVERPDLARLTPDGHVVVLFTDIEGSTALNERIGDRAWVKLIARHDAMVQRLVEQHRGHVVKSQGDGFMIAFAEAEQAVRCAIDIQHALASSRGRKPQHPIRVRIGVHMGRSVRRGDDLFGRNVAMAARVAAAAEGGQILISGPVRDAIKECDDITVGPGRDAELKGFAGTHRLYGVDVTD; from the coding sequence TTGACCGGCTGGCTGGCGCCGCCCCTGCTGGCGGCGTACGCGCTGGCGGCCCTGGCTGCCGGCGAAGGAATCGCGCTGGCGTTCATGGCTGCCCGGCTGCGGCAGATCCGCGCCGAGGTCGAGGCACTGCGCAGCCAGGTCGACACCCGCAATCTGCTGCTCAGCGGCGGACGTGAGGCCGTCAAGACGGTGTGGCAGACGGCGAACCTGGTGCGCACGAAGGGATTCGGCGCGGCCGTGCGCAGTTCGATCGAAGACCTCGCCGACTGGGCGGCAGTGGAGCGGCCCGACCTGGCCCGCCTGACCCCAGACGGGCATGTGGTGGTGTTGTTCACCGACATCGAGGGATCCACCGCGCTCAACGAACGGATCGGCGACCGCGCGTGGGTGAAGCTGATCGCCCGACACGACGCCATGGTGCAACGGCTGGTCGAACAGCACCGCGGTCACGTGGTCAAAAGTCAGGGCGACGGCTTCATGATCGCCTTCGCCGAAGCCGAGCAGGCGGTGCGCTGCGCCATCGACATTCAGCACGCGTTGGCGTCGTCGCGGGGCCGCAAGCCGCAGCATCCGATCCGGGTCCGCATCGGGGTGCATATGGGCCGTTCGGTGCGCCGCGGTGACGACCTGTTCGGCCGCAACGTGGCGATGGCCGCGCGAGTGGCCGCGGCCGCCGAAGGCGGCCAGATCCTGATCAGTGGGCCGGTACGCGACGCGATCAAGGAATGCGACGACATCACGGTGGGCCCCGGGCGCGACGCCGAACTCAAAGGTTTCGCCGGCACGCATCGTCTCTACGGCGTCGACGTCACCGACTGA
- a CDS encoding alpha/beta fold hydrolase: MRAAQTVEYDGVDGVTLVADEWNRGAIEAAGNPTILMLHGGGQNRHSWHKTGQILADRGYHVIALDTRGHGDSDRAPDADYAIETLTADAVAVIAAIGRPVALIGASMGGLTGILVADEAGPQRVTKLVLVDVVPRYEKDGSARIRDFMASHIDGFESLEQAADAVAAYLPHRAKPRSPEGLKKNLRLRDGRWYWHWDPALMTKPGDDPALRTEKIEAAAIGLQIPILLIRGKLSDVVSAEGVADFLSKVPGARLVELSEAGHTAAGDDNDAFSAAVVEFVSGP; the protein is encoded by the coding sequence ATGCGCGCAGCCCAGACCGTCGAATACGACGGCGTCGACGGAGTCACGCTGGTCGCCGACGAATGGAACCGAGGCGCCATCGAGGCGGCTGGGAATCCGACGATCCTGATGCTGCACGGCGGTGGACAGAACCGGCACTCCTGGCACAAGACCGGCCAGATTCTGGCGGACCGGGGCTATCACGTCATCGCTCTCGACACCCGGGGGCACGGCGACAGCGACCGCGCACCCGACGCCGACTACGCCATCGAGACCCTGACCGCCGACGCGGTCGCCGTCATCGCGGCGATCGGCCGGCCGGTGGCCCTGATCGGGGCCAGTATGGGTGGGCTGACCGGCATCTTGGTGGCCGACGAGGCGGGGCCGCAACGGGTGACCAAGCTGGTGCTGGTCGATGTGGTGCCGCGGTATGAGAAGGACGGCAGCGCCCGCATCCGCGACTTCATGGCCAGCCACATCGACGGCTTCGAGTCCCTGGAGCAGGCCGCCGACGCGGTGGCGGCGTATCTGCCGCACCGGGCCAAGCCGCGCAGCCCGGAGGGGTTGAAGAAGAATCTGCGGTTGCGTGACGGCCGCTGGTATTGGCACTGGGATCCGGCATTGATGACCAAGCCCGGCGACGACCCCGCGCTGCGCACCGAGAAGATCGAGGCGGCCGCCATCGGTCTGCAGATTCCGATCCTGCTGATCCGCGGCAAACTGTCCGACGTGGTCAGCGCCGAGGGCGTCGCGGATTTTCTGTCCAAGGTTCCGGGCGCGCGACTAGTGGAGTTGTCCGAGGCCGGTCACACCGCGGCCGGCGACGACAATGACGCCTTCAGCGCGGCCGTCGTCGAGTTCGTGTCCGGGCCTTGA
- a CDS encoding alpha/beta fold hydrolase, whose protein sequence is MTEPRWIDVPTPGIALKALSWGTPGDPVALCLHGFPDTAYGWRRLAPRLVADGWHVVAPFMRGYAPSAIPDDGSFHIGALMDDALRVLAAVGETGRDVVIGHDWGALTATGLAAMPTSPFTRAVIMSVPPPAALRAVEGTGRLSLAAQLPAQLLRSWYISYFQLPWLPERSASWVLPLLWRRWSPGYPAEEDLRHVDAAIGTPEGWRAALGPYRALRSRRVPDRYAELHRHWLQLPRLPSLYLHGRTDGCMAEEFTRWVQPALPPGSAAAVVENAGHFLQLEQPEEIAVRVLQFLS, encoded by the coding sequence ATGACTGAACCGCGGTGGATCGACGTGCCGACCCCCGGTATTGCGCTCAAGGCACTGAGTTGGGGGACACCGGGTGACCCGGTGGCGTTGTGCCTGCACGGCTTTCCCGACACCGCCTACGGCTGGCGCCGCCTGGCACCGCGACTGGTGGCCGACGGTTGGCATGTGGTGGCGCCGTTCATGCGGGGTTACGCGCCGTCGGCGATTCCCGACGACGGCAGCTTCCACATCGGCGCCCTGATGGACGACGCCCTGCGGGTGCTCGCCGCCGTCGGCGAGACCGGCCGCGACGTGGTGATCGGGCATGACTGGGGTGCGTTGACGGCCACCGGCCTGGCCGCCATGCCCACCAGCCCGTTCACCCGGGCCGTGATCATGTCGGTGCCGCCGCCCGCGGCGCTGCGTGCCGTCGAGGGGACCGGCCGGCTCAGCCTGGCCGCGCAGCTGCCGGCGCAATTGCTGCGCAGCTGGTACATCAGTTACTTCCAGCTGCCGTGGCTGCCGGAACGCTCCGCGTCCTGGGTGCTGCCGTTGCTGTGGCGGCGGTGGTCACCGGGCTATCCGGCCGAGGAGGATCTGCGGCACGTCGACGCCGCCATCGGAACCCCGGAGGGCTGGCGGGCCGCACTGGGGCCGTATCGGGCGTTGCGCAGCCGGCGGGTCCCCGACCGCTACGCCGAGCTGCACCGGCACTGGCTGCAACTGCCGCGGCTGCCAAGCCTGTATCTGCACGGGCGCACCGACGGCTGCATGGCGGAGGAGTTCACCCGGTGGGTGCAGCCGGCATTGCCGCCGGGCAGTGCCGCGGCCGTGGTCGAAAACGCCGGCCACTTCCTGCAACTCGAGCAGCCCGAGGAGATCGCCGTGCGGGTGCTGCAATTCCTGAGTTGA
- a CDS encoding DUF1298 domain-containing protein — translation MTAIDAQFYWMSGKIPSDQFLLYAFAGVPADVDAAIAEVLERARQVPDLTIRVADAGALRYPRWIPLREHPKVIRRRAAEDTWSGCLDAVVELADDQLDVRVAPWRLHVFVPVHDIPGHSGAGTVAVLQVAHVLADGGRASALAAWLFGRDAPVREVTTPRRGFLPWRAVAAARTHRGRVEDTQAGRLPPPVGDRPLVATNNRPAGGRAVRTLLRHRAELSGPTVTVAVLAAVSAALSEHLGTPGDELGAEVPMAKAGVRYAHNHFGNVAVGLYPQLRHDERCARIAADLECGRARGSHPASAAADRAFAATPAALLRWGVGYFDPDARPQRVTGNTVVSSVHRGAADLRFGAAPVLLTAGFPALSPAMGLTHGVHGIGDTVVISVHAAESAIGDIDRYLRLLDAAL, via the coding sequence ATGACCGCGATCGACGCACAGTTCTACTGGATGTCGGGGAAGATCCCCAGCGACCAGTTCCTGCTGTACGCCTTCGCCGGTGTGCCGGCCGACGTCGACGCCGCGATCGCTGAGGTGCTGGAGCGGGCCCGGCAAGTCCCGGATCTGACCATCCGGGTCGCCGACGCCGGTGCACTGCGCTACCCGCGCTGGATCCCGTTGCGCGAGCACCCGAAAGTGATCCGGCGCCGGGCAGCCGAAGACACCTGGAGCGGCTGCCTGGATGCGGTCGTGGAACTGGCCGATGACCAACTCGACGTCCGGGTGGCACCGTGGCGGCTGCACGTGTTCGTTCCGGTCCACGACATTCCCGGTCACTCCGGCGCAGGCACCGTGGCGGTGCTGCAGGTGGCCCACGTGCTCGCCGACGGCGGGCGTGCGTCGGCGCTGGCCGCGTGGCTGTTCGGCCGTGACGCACCGGTGCGCGAGGTGACAACGCCGCGGCGCGGCTTCCTGCCGTGGCGCGCGGTGGCCGCGGCACGCACGCACCGCGGCCGCGTCGAGGACACCCAGGCCGGGCGGCTGCCGCCACCCGTCGGGGACCGTCCGTTGGTGGCCACCAACAATCGGCCGGCCGGCGGCCGGGCGGTGCGCACGCTGCTGCGGCACCGGGCGGAGCTGAGCGGGCCGACCGTGACCGTGGCGGTACTCGCGGCGGTGTCCGCGGCGCTCAGCGAACATCTGGGCACCCCCGGCGATGAGCTGGGTGCGGAGGTGCCGATGGCCAAAGCCGGTGTTCGCTACGCCCACAATCACTTCGGCAATGTTGCGGTGGGGCTCTACCCGCAGCTGCGTCATGATGAGCGATGCGCGCGGATCGCCGCGGATCTGGAGTGCGGGCGGGCTCGCGGCAGCCACCCCGCCTCGGCCGCCGCCGACCGGGCTTTTGCCGCGACGCCCGCGGCCCTGTTGCGCTGGGGCGTCGGCTATTTCGACCCCGACGCTCGTCCACAGCGGGTGACGGGCAACACGGTGGTCTCCAGTGTCCACCGGGGTGCTGCGGACCTGCGATTCGGTGCGGCGCCGGTGCTGCTCACCGCGGGGTTTCCGGCGTTGTCCCCGGCGATGGGGCTGACCCACGGTGTGCACGGGATCGGCGACACCGTCGTGATCAGCGTGCACGCCGCCGAATCGGCGATCGGTGATATCGACCGATACTTACGCTTGCTGGACGCCGCGTTGTAG
- a CDS encoding DoxX family protein, which produces MVTAADVALLFLRLVLGLTMAAHGFNKFFGGGGIAGTAGWFESIGMKYGKFQAVTAATAEIAAGLGLAVGLLTPIAAAGFVALMAVAVVTAHASNGFFVMNNGWEYNLVLAAGAVAIAMLGPGYLSADHQIFCHCWKNGWPGLWISLGLGLAGAIGQLALFYRPAGSTATGE; this is translated from the coding sequence ATGGTCACTGCTGCTGATGTTGCGCTCCTGTTCCTGCGCCTGGTTCTGGGTCTGACCATGGCGGCGCACGGATTCAACAAGTTCTTCGGAGGCGGCGGAATCGCCGGTACCGCGGGCTGGTTCGAGAGCATCGGGATGAAGTACGGCAAGTTCCAGGCCGTGACGGCGGCAACGGCCGAGATCGCGGCCGGGTTGGGGCTGGCGGTGGGGCTCTTGACGCCGATCGCCGCCGCCGGATTTGTGGCCCTGATGGCGGTGGCGGTGGTGACCGCGCACGCGTCCAACGGCTTCTTCGTGATGAACAACGGCTGGGAGTACAACCTGGTGCTGGCCGCCGGTGCGGTCGCGATCGCGATGCTGGGTCCGGGCTACCTCAGTGCCGACCACCAGATCTTCTGCCACTGCTGGAAGAACGGCTGGCCGGGGCTGTGGATCTCGCTGGGTCTGGGGCTGGCCGGCGCGATCGGTCAGTTGGCGCTGTTCTACCGGCCGGCCGGGTCCACGGCCACCGGCGAGTAG
- a CDS encoding short-chain fatty acyl-CoA regulator family protein yields the protein MAPTTRTFAGARLRRLREERGLTQVALARALNLSTSYVNQLENDQRPITVPVLLALTDRFSLPAQYFSGDTDARLVAELRDMFTATAGEHAASDSQIEELVARMPDIGNSLLTMHRQLRGATEELESYRSQISVDSAQSVARPMPFEEVRDFFYDRNNYIGELDNAAERLFIDTGMRFGGLDIQLATLLSDRFGITVAIVDDLPAGIKRVFDPATRVLRIAHWLLAGQRAFQIATQLALLTQQELISDIVAQDQSLSPESRGVAKIGLANYFAGAFLLPYRQFQRSAMDLRYDIDLLGRRFEVGFETVCHRLSTLQQPGRRGVPFIFVRTDKAGNISKRQSATAFHFSRVGGSCPLWVVHDAFSQPGRIVTQVAQMPDGRKYFWIATTTPPEGRGYLGQHKTFAVGLGCDLAHADKLVYSTGVALNDDATVVPIGAGCKICERESCPQRAFPYLGRRVVVDENAGSGLPYSPVAVDPAGR from the coding sequence ATGGCACCCACTACCCGGACCTTCGCCGGGGCCCGGCTGCGACGTCTACGTGAGGAGCGCGGCCTGACCCAGGTGGCGCTGGCACGCGCACTGAACCTGTCGACCAGCTACGTCAATCAGCTCGAGAACGACCAGCGCCCGATCACCGTGCCGGTGTTGCTGGCGCTCACCGACCGATTCAGCCTGCCCGCGCAGTACTTCTCCGGAGACACCGACGCCCGGCTGGTGGCAGAGCTGCGTGACATGTTCACCGCGACCGCCGGGGAACACGCGGCCAGCGACAGTCAGATCGAGGAACTGGTCGCGCGGATGCCCGACATCGGCAACAGTCTGCTGACCATGCATCGCCAGCTCCGCGGGGCCACTGAGGAATTGGAGTCCTACCGGTCACAGATCTCGGTCGACTCAGCGCAGTCGGTGGCCCGTCCCATGCCGTTCGAGGAGGTCCGCGACTTCTTCTACGATCGCAACAACTACATCGGCGAACTCGACAACGCCGCCGAGCGGCTGTTCATCGACACCGGGATGCGCTTCGGCGGTTTGGACATTCAGCTGGCGACGCTGTTGAGCGACCGATTCGGCATCACCGTGGCGATCGTCGACGACCTGCCGGCGGGAATCAAGCGCGTCTTCGATCCGGCCACCCGAGTGCTGCGCATCGCACATTGGCTGCTGGCGGGCCAACGCGCGTTCCAGATCGCCACTCAACTGGCGCTGCTGACGCAGCAGGAGCTGATCTCCGACATCGTGGCCCAGGATCAGTCGTTGAGCCCGGAATCCCGCGGCGTGGCCAAGATCGGGTTGGCCAACTATTTCGCCGGTGCATTCCTGTTGCCCTACCGTCAGTTTCAACGGTCGGCGATGGATCTGCGCTACGACATCGACCTGTTGGGCCGGCGTTTCGAGGTCGGATTCGAGACCGTGTGCCATCGGCTCTCCACCCTGCAACAGCCCGGCCGGCGCGGGGTACCGTTCATCTTCGTCCGCACCGACAAGGCCGGAAACATCTCCAAACGTCAGTCGGCCACCGCATTTCACTTCAGTCGCGTCGGGGGCAGTTGCCCGCTGTGGGTGGTACATGACGCGTTCAGCCAGCCGGGCCGGATCGTCACCCAGGTGGCGCAGATGCCCGACGGCCGCAAGTACTTCTGGATCGCCACCACCACCCCGCCGGAGGGACGCGGCTACCTGGGACAGCACAAGACCTTCGCCGTCGGACTCGGCTGCGACCTGGCGCATGCCGACAAGTTGGTGTACTCCACCGGCGTCGCCCTCAACGACGACGCCACCGTGGTGCCGATCGGAGCGGGCTGCAAGATCTGCGAACGAGAGTCCTGCCCGCAGCGCGCGTTCCCCTACCTGGGCCGCCGCGTGGTGGTCGACGAGAACGCCGGCAGCGGCTTGCCCTACTCGCCGGTGGCCGTGGACCCGGCCGGCCGGTAG
- the prpD gene encoding 2-methylcitrate dehydratase PrpD codes for MQLHDVKTRRSADEFPREEHLAWKIAQVAADPVAVPDDTAAMVINRIIDNASVSAASVLRRPVTVARRQAQAHPSAPGATVFGIEGSYSAEWAAWANGTAVRELDFHDTFLAAEYSHPGDNIPPLVAVAQQLGLSGADLIRGLATAYEIQVDLVKGICLHEHKIDHVAHLGPSVAAGIGTMLRLDPEVIYQAVGQALHLTTATRQSRKGLISSWKAYAPAWAGKVGIEAVDRAMRGEGAPAPIWEGEDGVISWMLSGKDHTYQVPLPGPGEAKRGILDTYTKEYSAEYQSQALIDLAKRLRERIGDLGQVATIKLHTSHHTHYVIGTGSGDPQKFDPDASRETLDHSVMYIFAVALEDGSWHHVRSYSPERAHRPETIALWRKISTVEDPEWTRRYHSSDPNEKAFGARAEVTLASGEVITDELAIADAHPLGARPFERKQYIGKFVELAEGIVTNAEQERFLAAAEGLAGLSGADLRGLNIVVEQSVLDQAPATPEGIFR; via the coding sequence ATGCAGCTACACGACGTGAAGACCCGCCGCAGTGCCGATGAGTTCCCCCGGGAAGAACACCTCGCCTGGAAGATCGCTCAGGTGGCCGCCGACCCGGTCGCCGTGCCCGACGACACCGCCGCCATGGTGATCAACCGGATCATCGACAACGCGTCCGTCAGCGCCGCTTCGGTGCTGCGCCGCCCGGTCACGGTGGCCCGCCGTCAGGCGCAGGCCCACCCGTCGGCCCCGGGCGCGACCGTCTTCGGCATCGAAGGCAGCTACTCGGCCGAGTGGGCCGCCTGGGCCAACGGCACCGCGGTGCGCGAACTGGACTTCCACGACACCTTCCTGGCCGCCGAATACTCGCACCCCGGTGACAACATTCCGCCGCTGGTGGCCGTAGCCCAGCAGTTGGGCCTCTCCGGCGCCGACCTGATCCGCGGCCTGGCCACGGCCTACGAGATCCAGGTAGACCTGGTCAAGGGAATCTGCCTGCACGAGCACAAGATTGACCACGTCGCGCACCTGGGCCCCTCGGTCGCTGCCGGAATCGGCACCATGCTGCGGCTGGACCCCGAGGTCATCTACCAAGCTGTCGGCCAGGCGCTGCACCTGACCACCGCCACCCGCCAGTCGCGCAAGGGCCTGATCTCCAGCTGGAAGGCCTACGCCCCGGCCTGGGCCGGCAAGGTCGGTATCGAGGCCGTGGACCGGGCGATGCGCGGCGAAGGCGCACCGGCTCCCATCTGGGAAGGCGAAGACGGTGTCATCTCCTGGATGCTGTCGGGCAAGGACCACACCTACCAGGTGCCGCTGCCCGGCCCCGGTGAGGCCAAGCGCGGAATCCTGGACACCTACACCAAGGAATACTCCGCCGAATACCAGAGCCAGGCCCTGATCGACCTGGCCAAGCGACTGCGCGAGCGGATCGGCGACCTGGGCCAGGTGGCCACCATCAAGCTGCACACCAGCCACCACACCCACTACGTGATCGGTACCGGCTCGGGTGACCCGCAGAAGTTCGACCCGGACGCCTCGCGCGAGACCCTGGACCACTCGGTGATGTACATCTTCGCCGTCGCCCTGGAAGACGGCAGCTGGCATCACGTGCGGTCCTACAGCCCCGAGCGTGCGCACCGCCCCGAGACCATCGCGTTGTGGCGCAAGATCTCCACCGTTGAAGACCCCGAGTGGACCCGGCGCTACCACTCGAGCGATCCGAACGAGAAGGCCTTCGGTGCGCGCGCCGAGGTGACACTGGCCAGCGGTGAGGTGATCACCGACGAGCTCGCGATCGCCGACGCCCACCCGCTGGGGGCGCGGCCGTTCGAACGCAAGCAGTACATCGGCAAGTTCGTCGAGCTCGCCGAGGGCATCGTGACCAACGCCGAGCAGGAGCGCTTCCTGGCCGCGGCAGAAGGTCTGGCGGGGCTCTCGGGTGCCGACCTGCGTGGCCTCAACATCGTTGTCGAACAGTCGGTGTTGGACCAGGCGCCGGCGACGCCTGAGGGAATCTTCCGGTGA